TATGATCTAAAATAAGGGATAGGAATGAAGAGTCgtgtcccttctgtcaggaaTTTCCGATCTGTGTCCGACGTGTCCTTTGTCTCCCCTCTGCTCAGGCGCTGATAAACACCAGCCTGGCGCTGTAGGCCAGATCAGCGAGGTACAACAGGAAGTTGAGAGCGGTGAGCACAGCCACGGCGATCAGGTTCGTGTCATTGCCTCTCCTCCCGTACTTCTTGTCGAACTGGAACACCGGCCAGAGGATGGTGGCCGTCAGGTACATGATGACGGCCAAGAGGCCGTAGGCTGACAGGAACTTGGAGAAGGGGATGGGGAGACAGCTGGTGCACTCTCCCACACACAGCACCACCACGGCCATGGAGAGGATGAAGCAGATGCAGTACACCGCCATGCACCACTTCAGGGCCGCGTGTTGGTCATAAGACACGGGGCTGCTCACCAGGATGAAGATGATGCAGGCCACAGAGGTTTGGCACACCTTCATCAGACCCGGGGCTGTTGCCATGTAACCCGCCACCTCTCCTGGCCTCGCCTTGGACAGGCTCACCTCTACTATGTACGCAATGGTTGCCAGGCAGGAGAAGACCGTGGAGGCAATGCGATGATCCCGAGTCTCGCCGTAGTAGTTCCGGTTCCTGAGAAAAAACACCGGGAAGATGATCGAGGCCGAGAGGCAGAGCAGGCAGGCGTAGCAGGCGACCGTGACGGGGAAGTTGGACCAGGAGACAGGGATTCTGGGCTGGAGGCTGCACTGCTCCACCAGCAGGACCAGCAGGGAGCAGGCGAAGCTGAACGCCCAGCAGAAGATGCACCAGTCCGCCATGCCTCCCGAGCCCAGCGCAGCGCCGTGTGCCGCCACGCTGAAAGCGGTGCAGGTGAACAGCACGGCTGCCACCCGCGCCCACAGCAGCTGGGAGCTGGGGAACCAGGTCAGCGGCATGCTGGGATGTCGGTCAGCAACGACGAGGTAATTTGTGAGTCTGAGATCGCCACGAGTGCTGAACCTGATCCTGTGTTGGGTTCTTGTCAGGCAGCGTCCCTCTGTGGGAGTGTGTCACAATCTGTGTGCAGAAAAGAAATGTTATCAGAACAAACTGAAGCTCTTTGCTGCATGGATTCcttaaattcttaaaaaaaaaaattattaaataacacTGAGTCTGGTGCTAAATAACTCACTGCATGCCTGTCAAGAGAAAACTGTTTAAGGCCATTAGAAACTGTGCAAAAATTCCCATTTTGTCACCAACACAAGCCTTGGGGAATTCCACGGATGATACGTGATAGAACAGCAGAAAGCAGGAAGCTGTGAGTTTGATTTCTGCTTCCTCCTCGCACATCTTGACGTGACCCTAAGTCACGTTGTGAGGTTAAGGGGATAAATGCGGCTTTAGTGAAAGCACTAGTCCACTTGACTAGAGAAGCGCTTTATAAGTTCAGTTCATTtccaagttgtttttttaacaagaccgccatgtatttagctccatccatctcctcatCAACCCTGACTAGCTCCCTCATAGCTTGATATTGCCATCACTATGCTTTGATGTGCAGACAGTGTTTTCAGGCTTAGCTTTTCTCCACACATCGCATTTTTCACGCTGgagagaaaattacattttggccTTCATACGACATgttttgctgtgtcccctaagAGTGCAGAACTAAAAGTTACCCGGGCAACCGACTCTCCCACCGGAGCTGTGGGTtttctacagctcctccagagcgaCCATGGACCTCTGCGCTGCTCCCAGGATTAAGGCTCTCGTTTCCAAACCTGACCGTTTGGAAATGTGGACAATTCTACATGTTTTAAGCCGGGCTTACACTGTACGAtgttttcagtcgtggtactcatatacagctcaaactgtacgacgaaaccacagggtttaaaagttcacacctcaccatatctgttcttacactgtggCGCCCGACGATCTGATGCGACCtggctgctcacactgtacgtctaaAAAGCACACATCGggcgctactcggactcgtctatCCGCAAGCCCagtgtaaacagtagaagaagaaaaagacggaagCATCGATGTTTACTGTTAAACATGAGGCTCACAAGAACGAAAGGCGATGCtttggcaattctacgagttgctgctccgtag
The DNA window shown above is from Fundulus heteroclitus isolate FHET01 chromosome 14, MU-UCD_Fhet_4.1, whole genome shotgun sequence and carries:
- the LOC105917682 gene encoding myeloid-associated differentiation marker homolog; this encodes MPLTWFPSSQLLWARVAAVLFTCTAFSVAAHGAALGSGGMADWCIFCWAFSFACSLLVLLVEQCSLQPRIPVSWSNFPVTVACYACLLCLSASIIFPVFFLRNRNYYGETRDHRIASTVFSCLATIAYIVEVSLSKARPGEVAGYMATAPGLMKVCQTSVACIIFILVSSPVSYDQHAALKWCMAVYCICFILSMAVVVLCVGECTSCLPIPFSKFLSAYGLLAVIMYLTATILWPVFQFDKKYGRRGNDTNLIAVAVLTALNFLLYLADLAYSARLVFISA